A region from the Drosophila ananassae strain 14024-0371.13 chromosome 2L, ASM1763931v2, whole genome shotgun sequence genome encodes:
- the LOC6500223 gene encoding synaptic vesicle glycoprotein 2C isoform X2 → MSKSTIEDTDPKKIKDLENDSHGGEEDGNSDSTTEADAKSTKKEEESPATFDKAIEGAGFGLFNLILLFVSIPAQSAAIFESSSMSYILPVAECDLRLTLEDKGVLNAVAYAGMTISAVIWGYLADTKGRKKILYWGYLIDAVCVFGSALSQNFIMLVVFKFLGGLVVNGPAAVLFTYITEMHGPKHRSSVLMIIGMVTSTATVSLPLLAWGIFPREWDFEVLGLKIHSWQIFLFVLGIPSLVSGLIFCAMPESPRFLMAQGRNEEALTAFKHIYYVNTRKPKETYPFKALVQEVPNRKSEKGEAIYTIEEKSKETPVTKKQSRTLAESLRSGLQQMKPLVRKPLLSLSLCCYIMQFGIFLGMNTIRLWLPQLFASMAEFEALHSGQDVDASMCTILEFSVNRTAETASNYADACSEPKVISMDMYINNIIVSATGFVGYFFAGGIIRALGPKRMMTYGLFLSGTFGILLYFSVSSLMTLIISATFLTICGIAVSSLLGAVVALFPTQLRTVVVAIAMMCGRFGALSGNLLFPVFIQIGCLPPFIMVSSVLILAGVLSILVPNPAKATFS, encoded by the exons ATGTCTAAATCAACTATTGAAGATACCgatccaaaaaaaatcaaag ATCTGGAAAACGACAGTCATGGGGGTGAGGAGGACGGCAACTCGGATAGCACCACTGAGGCGGATGCCAAGTCCAccaagaaggaggaggagagtCCTGCTACATTTGACAAGGCCATCGAAGGCGCTGGCTTCGGCCTTTTTAATCTGATCCTGCTGTTTGTGTCCATACCCGCCCAGAGTGCTGCTATCTTCGAGTCTAGCTCCATGTCCTACATCCTGCCGGTGGCCGAGTGCGATCTTCGACTGACACTGGAGGACAAGGGAGTCCTGAATGCAGTGGCCTACGCCGGCATGACGATTTCGGCCGTGATCTGGGGATACCTCGCAGATACCAAGGGCCGCAAGAAGATCCTTTACTGGGGCTACCTTATAGATGCTGTGTGTGTTTTCGGGTCAGCCTTGAGCCAGAATTTTATAATGCTGGTGGTTTTCAAGTTCCTCGGTGGCTTGGT GGTAAATGGCCCAGCAGCAGTTCTCTTCACGTACATCACTGAAATGCACGGACCCAAGCACCGATCGTCGGTTCTAATGATTATAGGAATGGTCACGTCGACGGCCACTGTGTCCCTGCCCCTTTTGGCCTGGGGCATCTTCCCACGTGAATGGGACTTTGAGGTCCTGGGACTGAAGA TCCACAGCTGGCAAatttttctgtttgttttggGCATTCCAAGCTTGGTCAGTGGCCTTATCTTTTGTGCCATGCCGGAGAGTCCTCGCTTCTTGATGGCCCAAGGACGAAACGAGGAGGCACTGACGGCGTTCAAGCATATCTACTATGTGAACACCAGGAAGCCAAAAGAAACCTATCCG TTCAAAGCCCTGGTTCAGGAGGTACCGAATCGAAAATCTGAAAAGGGCGAGGCCATCTACACTATCGAGGAAAAGTCAAAGGAAACGCCAGTTACCAAAAAGCAATCGCGCACTCTTGCCGAGAGCCTGCGCTCCGGTTTGCAGCAGATGAAGCCCCTGGTTCGGAAGCCCCTTCTCTCGCTGTCTCTGTGCTGCTACATAATGCAGTTCGGCATCTTCCTCGGCATGAACACCATCCGGCTGTGGCTGCCCCAGCTCTTTGCGTCGATGGCCGAGTTCGAGGCTCTGCACTCGGGGCAGGACGTGGACGCCAGCATGTGCACCATCCTGGAGTTTAGTGTGAATCGCACAGCGGAAACTGCCTCGAATTACGCTGATGCCTGCTCCGAG CCCAAAGTCATCTCTATGGACATGTACATAAACAATATCATAGTATCCGCTACAGGATTTGTGGGATACTTCTTTGCTGGAGGAATAATTCGTGCCTTGGGCCCCAAGCGAATGATGA CCTATGGACTGTTTCTTTCGGGAACCTTTGGCATCCTGCTCTACTTCTCAGTTAGCAGTCTAATGACCCTCATCATTTCGGCCACTTTCTTGACCATTTGCGGCATTGCTGTCTCTTCTCTTTTGGGAGCTGTTGTGGCTCTGTTCCCTACTCAACTACG AACCGTTGTGGTGGCCATTGCCATGATGTGTGGACGCTTTGGAGCACTCTCCGGAAATCTCCTGTTTCCGGTTTTCATTCAGATTGGCTGCCTGCCTCCATTTATTATGGTTTCTTCAGTACTGATAC TGGCGGGTGTCCTTTCCATCCTTGTGCCCAATCCCGCAAAGGCCACCTTCTCCTAA
- the LOC6500223 gene encoding synaptic vesicle glycoprotein 2C isoform X1 — MVKLVDKITLLSCGRDKDLENDSHGGEEDGNSDSTTEADAKSTKKEEESPATFDKAIEGAGFGLFNLILLFVSIPAQSAAIFESSSMSYILPVAECDLRLTLEDKGVLNAVAYAGMTISAVIWGYLADTKGRKKILYWGYLIDAVCVFGSALSQNFIMLVVFKFLGGLVVNGPAAVLFTYITEMHGPKHRSSVLMIIGMVTSTATVSLPLLAWGIFPREWDFEVLGLKIHSWQIFLFVLGIPSLVSGLIFCAMPESPRFLMAQGRNEEALTAFKHIYYVNTRKPKETYPFKALVQEVPNRKSEKGEAIYTIEEKSKETPVTKKQSRTLAESLRSGLQQMKPLVRKPLLSLSLCCYIMQFGIFLGMNTIRLWLPQLFASMAEFEALHSGQDVDASMCTILEFSVNRTAETASNYADACSEPKVISMDMYINNIIVSATGFVGYFFAGGIIRALGPKRMMTYGLFLSGTFGILLYFSVSSLMTLIISATFLTICGIAVSSLLGAVVALFPTQLRTVVVAIAMMCGRFGALSGNLLFPVFIQIGCLPPFIMVSSVLILAGVLSILVPNPAKATFS, encoded by the exons ATGGTAAAGTTAGTAGATAAGATCACCCTTCTGTCGTGTGGCCGAGATAAAG ATCTGGAAAACGACAGTCATGGGGGTGAGGAGGACGGCAACTCGGATAGCACCACTGAGGCGGATGCCAAGTCCAccaagaaggaggaggagagtCCTGCTACATTTGACAAGGCCATCGAAGGCGCTGGCTTCGGCCTTTTTAATCTGATCCTGCTGTTTGTGTCCATACCCGCCCAGAGTGCTGCTATCTTCGAGTCTAGCTCCATGTCCTACATCCTGCCGGTGGCCGAGTGCGATCTTCGACTGACACTGGAGGACAAGGGAGTCCTGAATGCAGTGGCCTACGCCGGCATGACGATTTCGGCCGTGATCTGGGGATACCTCGCAGATACCAAGGGCCGCAAGAAGATCCTTTACTGGGGCTACCTTATAGATGCTGTGTGTGTTTTCGGGTCAGCCTTGAGCCAGAATTTTATAATGCTGGTGGTTTTCAAGTTCCTCGGTGGCTTGGT GGTAAATGGCCCAGCAGCAGTTCTCTTCACGTACATCACTGAAATGCACGGACCCAAGCACCGATCGTCGGTTCTAATGATTATAGGAATGGTCACGTCGACGGCCACTGTGTCCCTGCCCCTTTTGGCCTGGGGCATCTTCCCACGTGAATGGGACTTTGAGGTCCTGGGACTGAAGA TCCACAGCTGGCAAatttttctgtttgttttggGCATTCCAAGCTTGGTCAGTGGCCTTATCTTTTGTGCCATGCCGGAGAGTCCTCGCTTCTTGATGGCCCAAGGACGAAACGAGGAGGCACTGACGGCGTTCAAGCATATCTACTATGTGAACACCAGGAAGCCAAAAGAAACCTATCCG TTCAAAGCCCTGGTTCAGGAGGTACCGAATCGAAAATCTGAAAAGGGCGAGGCCATCTACACTATCGAGGAAAAGTCAAAGGAAACGCCAGTTACCAAAAAGCAATCGCGCACTCTTGCCGAGAGCCTGCGCTCCGGTTTGCAGCAGATGAAGCCCCTGGTTCGGAAGCCCCTTCTCTCGCTGTCTCTGTGCTGCTACATAATGCAGTTCGGCATCTTCCTCGGCATGAACACCATCCGGCTGTGGCTGCCCCAGCTCTTTGCGTCGATGGCCGAGTTCGAGGCTCTGCACTCGGGGCAGGACGTGGACGCCAGCATGTGCACCATCCTGGAGTTTAGTGTGAATCGCACAGCGGAAACTGCCTCGAATTACGCTGATGCCTGCTCCGAG CCCAAAGTCATCTCTATGGACATGTACATAAACAATATCATAGTATCCGCTACAGGATTTGTGGGATACTTCTTTGCTGGAGGAATAATTCGTGCCTTGGGCCCCAAGCGAATGATGA CCTATGGACTGTTTCTTTCGGGAACCTTTGGCATCCTGCTCTACTTCTCAGTTAGCAGTCTAATGACCCTCATCATTTCGGCCACTTTCTTGACCATTTGCGGCATTGCTGTCTCTTCTCTTTTGGGAGCTGTTGTGGCTCTGTTCCCTACTCAACTACG AACCGTTGTGGTGGCCATTGCCATGATGTGTGGACGCTTTGGAGCACTCTCCGGAAATCTCCTGTTTCCGGTTTTCATTCAGATTGGCTGCCTGCCTCCATTTATTATGGTTTCTTCAGTACTGATAC TGGCGGGTGTCCTTTCCATCCTTGTGCCCAATCCCGCAAAGGCCACCTTCTCCTAA
- the LOC6500222 gene encoding mediator of RNA polymerase II transcription subunit 7, whose translation MSNQETQVSSLPMPPERYIANYTEENIRRNRAPRPPPPPSQHEVYSMFGIQYNNDEMIRSLESQNIKRLIPIHFDRRKELKKLNHSLLVNFLDLIDFLILNPDSPRRTEKIDDLSLLFVNMHHLLNEFRPHQARETLRVMMEMQKRQRVETATRFQKHLEKVREIVNTAFSALPVLPEDDDNGGAKIKTEVDPLEANSAAKNDPSYQHDRMLCKLVDAIE comes from the exons ATGTCGAACCAGGAGACCCAGGTTTCCAGCCTGCCGATGCCGCCAGAACGCTACATCGCCAACTACACAGAGGAGAACATTCGCCGAAATCGGGCGCCACGGCCTCCTCCGCCGCCCTCACAGCACGAAGTGTACAGCATGTTTGGCATCCAGTACAACAACGACGAGATGATCCGATCCCTAGAGTCCCAGAACATCAAGCGCCTCATACCCATTCACTTCGACAGGCGCAAGGAGCTTAAGAAACTTAACCACTCGCTACTGGTCAACTTCCTGGACCTCATCGATTTCCTCATCCTGAACCCAGACAGTCCGCGACGCACGGAGAAG ATTGACGATCTGAGTCTGTTGTTTGTGAACATGCATCACCTGCTAAACGAGTTCCGGCCGCACCAAGCCCGCGAAACCCTGCGCGTAATGATGGAAATGCAGAAGAGGCAGCGTGTCGAAACTGCCACCCGTTTTCAAAAGCACTTGGAGAAAGTCCGTGAAATCGTCAACACCGCCTTCTCCGCCCTGCCTGTTCTGCCGGAGGACGATGACAATGGTGGTGCAAAGATCAAGACGGAAGTAGATCCCTTGGAAGCAAATTCTGCGGCCAAAAATGATCCCAGCTACCAGCACGATCGCATGCTGTGCAAGTTGGTAGACGCCATTGAGTGA